A portion of the Suricata suricatta isolate VVHF042 chromosome 11, meerkat_22Aug2017_6uvM2_HiC, whole genome shotgun sequence genome contains these proteins:
- the UBQLNL gene encoding ubiquilin-like protein, with protein MPHVISRTPRMAQSGHPSGLPTDRNIPPSVTRVIVKTAGKQEEFMIADNILVSQFKEKLSAHFKCQMDQLVLVFMGRLLKDHDTLGQRGILDGHTIHLVIKSKHRSRSLAHSSQNLLTKDPCHRDRNTKGNNNGVYQPADVSHTPVESALPMDPDVPKVQTQDLEMDSPECIEQMLQNPSIQQLLSNLGLMRQFISEHPDMQQWMQQNPEVSHLLENSEILRQTLELARNLAMIQEIMQIEQPEQTIEHPLSPQSYSDLETMPGGDNALDQSSADCNNHMLNSLQDPFGGNPFTALLGGHVLEPAQSSPPSPPQPQKRQDQLPQLPTTRVIYTSSRGLSSNTSANVDPNKVSHTSSASTTAISTEGWSHNCAIQQPDGVPALPSIELTQQPQGEDKDTTISLNSSDQKLEGDPQLSDEQTSSQITGSMMQLLLNNPYLAAQMMLFITMPQLSEQCRQQLPTFLQQTELSDTLLALANPRASQAILQIEQGLQLLATEAPVLLPWVAPYLWGLGWLPSPSCS; from the coding sequence ATGCCGCATGTCATCTCTCGAACACCCAGAATGGCCCAGAGTGGGCATCCTTCAGGTTTGCCTACAGACAGGAACATCCCTCCAAGTGTCACCCGAGTGATAGTGAAGACAGCAGGCAAGCAGGAAGAGTTTATGATAGCAGACAACATTTTGGTGAGTCAGTTCAAGGAGAAGCTATCCGCTCACTTTAAGTGTCAAATGGACCAACTAGTGCTGGTCTTCATGGGCCGCCTTCTTAAAGACCATGACACACTGGGCCAGAGGGGCATCCTAGATGGCCACACCATTCATTTGGTAATCAAGTCCAAACACAGATCCAGATCCCTAGCCCATTCTTCCCAGAACCTGTTGACCAAAGATCCCTGCCACCGGGATAGAAACACGAAAGGAAACAACAATGGGGTATACCAACCTGCCGATGTGAGTCACACCCCAGTGGAATCAGCCCTCCCTATGGATCCTGATGTGCCCAAAGTGCAAACCCAGGATCTGGAAATGGATAGTCCGGAGTGCATAGAACAGATGCTACAGAATCCTAGCATCCAGCAGCTCCTGTCCAACCTGGGCCTCATGAGACAGTTCATCTCAGAACACCCAGACATGCAGCAGTGGATGCAGCAGAACCCAGAAGTCTCTCACCTCCTTGAAAATTCTGAAATCCTACGGCAGACTCTGGAGCTGGCCAGAAACCTTGCCATGATTCAGGAGATAATGCAGATTGAGCAACCTGAACAGACTATTGAGCATCCACTGAGCCCACAGTCATACTCGGACTTAGAGACAATGCCAGGTGGGGACAATGCCCTGGACCAGAGTTCTGCTGATTGCAACAACCACATGCTCAACAGCTTGCAAGATCCCTTTGGGGGCAACCCTTTCACAGCTCTCCTAGGAGGACATGTGTTAGAACCAGCTCAGTCTTCACCTCCATCTCCACCACAACCCCAGAAACGACAGGACCAGCTCCCACAACTCCCTACCACCAGAGTCATCTATACTAGTTCCCGTGGTTTATCCTCCAACACCTCAGCCAATGTTGACCCCAACAAGGTGAGCCACACTTCCAGTGCCAGTACTACTGCTATCTCCACCGAAGGCTGGAGTCATAATTGTGCCATACAGCAACCAGATGGCGTACCAGCCCTACCTAGCATAGAGCtcacccagcagccccagggagAGGACAAAGATACCACCATTTCTCTAAATAGCTCTGACCAGAAATTAGAGGGAGACCCCCAGCTGTCAGATGAGCAGACCAGCTCCCAGATCACTGGAAGCATGATGCAGTTACTTTTGAACAATCCCTATTTGGCAGCTCAGATGATGTTGTTCATAACTATGCCCCAGCTGAGCGAACAGTGTAGGCAGCAGCTGCCCACATTCCTGCAGCAGACAGAGCTTTCTGACACTCTTCTAGCCCTAGCCAACCCGAGAGCATCACAAGCAATACTGCAGATTGAGCAAGGTCTGCAGCTGTTGGCCACAGAGGCTCCTGTTCTTCTACCCTGGGTTGCGCCCTATCTGTGGGGCCTGGGTTGGCTTCCTTCACCTAGCTGTAGCTAA